Proteins encoded together in one Porites lutea chromosome 2, jaPorLute2.1, whole genome shotgun sequence window:
- the LOC140926223 gene encoding uncharacterized protein — protein MFLPMLYLSPKQIAAPTISHATFSQSFKEWKFCRLELEGLQGLDWVKCPTCSIFQHSCHVDGNMKLYRYKSSGSQRRPSYYENIIIANKRKVDNHLKPVHSKTSRSKESDNRCGDTHWRAANNGGRKSAKLDETRLEIAGQMEYIGYFLYFCIKYKKSCYYQGSCAKYKLQLQLTGCRRGLAQWTVNMFQGELYGYANYIHPKKMIPAGVKYCWEDIGCKYWKWARKAVGLEGSGMKPALSIMHGKAHNWMCQVIWGGCWQDGSAASTGEEVEQINSHMSRCGNTTKYMLPESKSFVTHGLLFGNSTNPDRQQFKNSSKQRIRLRSKITAEKAKLTSRVQRYNENRHCACEMAFAYFCLEFVTFILDTPIRIKRMIVEKHEIMKRWEEEVSLLKKEMVNFISWYMDVEIPRLKKCRRGDASEN, from the exons ATGTTTTTGCCAATGCTGTACTTAAGCCCTAAACAAATAGCG GCACCTACTATCAGTCATGCCACCTTTAGCCAATCTTTCAAAGAGTGGAAGTTTTGCCGGTTGGAATTAGAGGGTCTCCAAGGGCTGGACTGGGTGAAGTGTCCAACATGTTCCATTTTTCAGCACTCTTGTCATGTGGATGGTAACATGAAACTGTACAGATACAAGTCATCAGGAAG TCAGCGAAGGCCATCTTATtatgaaaatattattattgccaACAAGCGCAAAGTAGACAACCACTTGAAGCCAGTACATTCAAAGACATCCAGATCTAAG GAGAGTGATAATAGATGTGGAGACACTCACTGGCGCGCTGCAAACAATGGAGGCAGAAAGTCAGCTAAACTAGATGAGACCAGACTTGAGATTGCAGGTCAAATGGAATACAT TGgctattttctttatttttgtattaaa TACAAGAAAAGTTGTTATTACCAGGGAAGTTGTGCTAAGTATAAACTGCAACTTCAATTAACAGGTTGTAGGCGTGGCCTAGCCCAGTGGACTGTTAACATGTTCCAAGGAGAACTATATGGCTATGCAAACTATATTCACCCAAAGAAAATGATACCAGCTGGTGTCAAGTATTGTTGGGAGGATATAGGTTGTAAGTACTGGAAGTGGGCAAGAAAGGCAGTTGGTCTTGAAGGAAGTGGCATGAAGCCTGCCCTGTCCATAATGCATGGAAAGGCTCACAATTGGATGTGTCAG GTAATATGGGGTGGTTGTTGGCAAGATGGGAGTGCTGCCTCCACTGGTGAAGAAGTGGAGCAGATAAACTCTCATATGTCACGATGTGGAAACACAACTAAGTATATGCTTCCTGAAAGTAAGAGTTTTGTCACCCATGGTTTATTATTTGGGAATTCAACCAACCCAGACAGGCAGCAGTTTAAAA ATTCATCCAAGCAACGAATACGCCTCCGCAGTAAAATTACTGCTGAGAAGGCAAAACTAACTTCCCGTGTACAGAGGTACAATGAAAACAGACATTGTGCATGTG AAATGGCATTTGCATATTTTTGTTTGGAATTTGTTACCTTTATTTTAGATACACCAATCCGAATAAAAAGAATGATCGTCGAAAAGCATGAGATCATGAAGAGGTGGGAAGAGGAAGTCTCGCTTCTCAAGAAGGAGATGGTTAACTTCATTTCGTGGTACATGGATGTCGAAATTCCGCGACTCAAAAAATGTCGCAGAGGGGATGCAAGCGAAAATTGA